Proteins found in one Canis lupus baileyi chromosome 18, mCanLup2.hap1, whole genome shotgun sequence genomic segment:
- the LOC140609336 gene encoding histone H2B type 3-B produces the protein MPAAELCSFCLERFATMPDPSKSAPAPKKGSKKAVTKAQKKDGKKRKRSRKESYSIYVYKVLKQVHPDTGISSKAMGIMNSFVNDIFERIASEASRLAHYNKRSTITSREVQTAVRLLLPGELAKHAVSEGTKAVTKYTSSK, from the coding sequence ATGCCGGCTGCAGAGCTCTGCTCTTTTTGTTTGGAGAGGTTTGCGACCATGCCTGATCCGTCTAAGTCGGCCCCCGCGCCCAAGAAGGGCTCCAAAAAGGCCGTCACCAAGGCGCAGAAGAAGGACGGCAAGAAGCGCAAGCGCAGCCGCAAGGAGAGCTACTCCATCTACGTGTACAAGGTGCTGAAGCAGGTGCACCCCGACACCGGCATCTCGTCCAAGGCCATGGGCATCATGAACTCGTTCGTCAACGACATCTTTGAGCGCATCGCCAGCGAGGCCTCCCGCCTGGCGCATTACAACAAGCGCTCGACCATCACGTCCCGCGAGGTGCAGACGGCCGTGCGCCTGCTGCTGCCCGGCGAGCTGGCCAAGCACGCGGTGTCCGAGGGCACCAAGGCCGTCACCAAGTACACCAGCTCCAAGTGA
- the H2AC25 gene encoding histone H2A type 3 produces MSGRGKQGGKARAKAKSRSSRAGLQFPVGRVHRLLRKGNYSERVGAGAPVYLAAVLEYLTAEILELAGNAARDNKKTRIIPRHLQLAIRNDEELNKLLGRVTIAQGGVLPNIQAVLLPKKTESHHKAKSK; encoded by the coding sequence ATGTCTGGCCGAGGCAAGCAGGGCGGCAAGGCGCGCGCCAAGGCCAAGTCCCGCTCGTCCCGGGCGGGGCTGCAGTTCCCGGTGGGTCGCGTGCACCGTCTCCTCCGCAAGGGCAACTACTCGGAGCGGGTCGGGGCGGGCGCGCCGGTGTACCTGGCGGCCGTGCTGGAGTACCTGACGGCCGAGATCCTGGAGCTGGCGGGCAACGCGGCCCGCGACAACAAGAAGACGCGCATCATCCCGCGCCACCTGCAGCTGGCCATCCGCAACGACGAGGAGCTCAACAAGCTGCTGGGCCGCGTGACCATCGCGCAGGGCGGCGTCCTGCCCAACATCCAGGCCGTGCTGCTGCCCAAGAAGACCGAGAGCCACCACAAGGCCAAGAGCAAGTGA